Proteins encoded together in one Haloarcula rubripromontorii window:
- a CDS encoding SAM-dependent methyltransferase, which produces MTTSTQSNPIDIYIIGTGMVGYTQLTREAENALQASERVYLLDGQPMVENHIKETYTEDVVMLNREYNEGEDRVATYDRMSEEVLKGATEVDGPITFALYGHPMIFVNPSRSVIRQGREQGLNVEVQPGISAIDCVYSDIAFDPAANGVQMFEATDLLLREWELNPEVPAMIWQVSVVETDRHSEKKSKESRFTRFKEYLQNFYPEDHTGYLLQTATYPIAESQRHEFEISNLEQMAPILDKGYYILHLPPINERDLQNEELLQEVRSEDHLEEITVRDN; this is translated from the coding sequence ATGACTACAAGCACACAGAGCAACCCGATTGATATATACATCATTGGGACTGGAATGGTGGGCTACACTCAACTGACTCGTGAAGCTGAAAACGCACTCCAAGCTTCTGAGCGGGTGTATCTACTTGACGGTCAACCGATGGTGGAGAATCATATCAAAGAGACCTATACCGAAGACGTAGTTATGCTCAACCGCGAGTACAATGAAGGCGAAGATAGAGTCGCCACATATGACCGGATGTCAGAAGAAGTACTTAAGGGAGCTACAGAGGTCGATGGACCGATCACATTTGCTCTCTACGGACATCCGATGATATTCGTCAATCCAAGCAGGAGCGTCATTCGACAAGGGCGGGAACAAGGATTGAACGTCGAAGTTCAGCCAGGAATATCCGCCATCGATTGTGTATACTCAGATATTGCTTTTGACCCTGCGGCAAACGGCGTTCAAATGTTCGAAGCTACCGATTTATTGCTTCGAGAGTGGGAACTCAATCCGGAAGTTCCAGCAATGATTTGGCAGGTAAGCGTGGTAGAGACTGATCGACATTCCGAAAAGAAAAGTAAAGAAAGTCGATTCACCCGTTTCAAAGAATATCTCCAGAATTTCTATCCGGAAGACCATACCGGGTATTTACTCCAAACAGCCACTTATCCAATTGCCGAATCACAACGACATGAGTTCGAAATATCAAACCTTGAACAGATGGCCCCAATACTCGATAAAGGCTATTACATCCTTCATCTACCCCCAATCAATGAACGTGACCTCCAAAATGAGGAGCTGTTACAAGAAGTTCGGTCAGAAGACCACCTAGAAGAGATAACTGTCAGAGATAATTAA
- a CDS encoding prolyl oligopeptidase family serine peptidase: MDNPPETKRSNTSDLFHGEVVPDPYQWLENEDEEVYHWVKKQNLYTDSVLSTDTREFLKDQPEFSTNISDPGTITPTKNGYYQLRREAGKDHSNLTFRQTLTDSPTTICDPTEDLNSDLSAIDWFVPSPQGEYVAFGVSQGGREQYDIHVVHSGQRTILVEPDCGRTNAGGFAWGENGFYYLQTEPCEEGLIKKSVDYYDLSTDESNTVVDSIAQRLWPQIVPQKGTDNAIVALHDGTNRTQLYHLSQSGFDPIYIESESHFRPVKYTDLGELYVLTDVQSSTYELISLSASKTYPDKASLQASSKQILQSDRLLRDVSVLDDHIVGHYQKNANSRLTIYDRSGCFTQPVELPDYCTLMANSLAAIPNAFVFNLTSFVTSPSTIEIQVDQSAAKSNSDNYLSKTVINEPALDYQSEFEVAQCWFSADDGAEIPFFIVCKEDIELKTPNPALINVYGGFGVTMTPSFDRFIFPFLRNGGIYLQPNIRGGGVFGESWHRQGMQEQKQRTFDDVINFAEHLVKNNYTNPEKLAITGESNGGLTVGATVMQRPDLFSAAICEVPLLDMIRFNQIGLGETWVSEYGNPNDKDAYRNLKSYSPYHNINEIEYPIMLFRTAIGDTRVLPCHAWKMAARMQSKAQGDSPVLLRTTENAGHGVGTSTHGELTNELDKWTVIFESVISSNTL, translated from the coding sequence ATGGACAATCCACCCGAGACAAAACGGTCTAACACGAGCGATCTTTTTCATGGTGAAGTCGTCCCTGATCCATACCAATGGCTTGAAAACGAGGACGAAGAAGTATACCACTGGGTAAAGAAGCAAAATCTCTATACTGATAGTGTTCTTTCGACCGATACTCGCGAGTTTCTCAAAGATCAGCCCGAGTTCTCCACTAACATTTCGGATCCAGGGACGATAACCCCGACAAAAAACGGATACTACCAACTACGACGTGAGGCGGGTAAGGACCACTCAAATTTAACGTTTCGACAGACCCTCACTGACTCACCGACTACGATCTGCGATCCCACAGAAGACTTGAATAGTGACCTGAGTGCGATTGATTGGTTTGTTCCTTCTCCACAAGGTGAATACGTCGCGTTTGGCGTATCACAGGGTGGCCGCGAGCAGTATGATATTCACGTTGTTCATAGCGGACAGCGGACCATATTAGTAGAACCGGACTGTGGTCGGACAAACGCTGGTGGGTTTGCGTGGGGAGAAAACGGATTCTACTATCTTCAAACTGAACCCTGCGAGGAGGGTCTCATCAAAAAGAGTGTTGATTACTACGATCTAAGTACTGACGAATCTAACACCGTTGTAGATAGTATAGCGCAACGGTTATGGCCACAAATCGTCCCGCAAAAAGGAACTGATAACGCGATCGTTGCACTGCATGATGGCACGAATCGAACTCAATTATATCATCTTTCCCAATCCGGGTTCGATCCGATATACATTGAGAGTGAAAGCCACTTTAGACCGGTGAAGTACACGGATCTGGGTGAACTCTATGTACTTACAGATGTCCAGTCGTCTACCTATGAGCTTATTTCTCTCTCCGCTTCCAAAACATATCCTGATAAAGCCTCTCTCCAGGCCAGCAGTAAACAGATACTCCAAAGTGACCGGCTTCTCCGTGATGTCTCGGTGCTGGACGATCACATTGTCGGACACTATCAAAAGAACGCTAACTCGCGGCTTACCATTTACGACCGGTCAGGGTGCTTTACTCAACCAGTGGAATTACCAGACTATTGCACTTTAATGGCAAATAGCTTAGCAGCGATTCCGAACGCATTTGTATTCAACCTCACATCCTTTGTGACTTCACCATCCACAATAGAGATTCAGGTTGATCAAAGCGCTGCCAAGTCTAACTCCGACAATTATCTCTCTAAAACAGTTATAAACGAGCCGGCGCTGGATTATCAATCAGAGTTTGAGGTGGCACAGTGCTGGTTTTCAGCCGATGACGGCGCTGAGATCCCATTCTTTATCGTATGTAAAGAGGATATAGAACTCAAGACACCCAATCCTGCCCTCATTAATGTTTATGGTGGATTCGGTGTGACTATGACACCGAGCTTTGATCGCTTTATATTTCCCTTCCTTCGTAACGGTGGCATCTATCTACAACCCAATATTCGCGGCGGTGGTGTATTCGGAGAGTCATGGCATCGGCAAGGAATGCAGGAGCAAAAACAGCGTACTTTCGACGATGTAATCAATTTTGCCGAGCATCTTGTCAAAAATAATTATACTAATCCTGAGAAGCTCGCAATCACTGGGGAGAGCAATGGTGGACTTACTGTCGGCGCGACTGTAATGCAACGGCCGGATCTATTCAGTGCTGCTATCTGTGAAGTCCCCCTGTTGGATATGATCCGATTTAACCAGATTGGGCTTGGAGAAACATGGGTCTCAGAATATGGTAATCCGAATGATAAAGACGCGTATCGGAATCTAAAATCATATTCACCATATCATAATATTAATGAAATTGAATATCCGATAATGCTATTCCGTACTGCAATTGGTGACACGCGTGTCCTTCCATGTCACGCTTGGAAAATGGCCGCAAGGATGCAGTCAAAGGCTCAAGGTGATAGTCCAGTTCTCCTCAGGACTACAGAAAATGCAGGTCATGGAGTTGGAACCTCCACACACGGAGAACTAACCAATGAACTTGACAAATGGACGGTGATTTTTGAAAGTGTAATAAGCTCAAATACGCTTTAA
- a CDS encoding helix-turn-helix transcriptional regulator: MSPPSPSIEEFIPEVHQRIDFFEFLSNSPASQKELNRELDKSQSTIYRGLNSMEEYGLIEKRDDEYQLTPFGVLIFDEYRRFSETIKSLLQNREVFDTTQPINAVLHPSLFQGARILSTNDYIVEEIYEKLQSSISEASHLYGVAPTIFPNQIDLHLEKTTANELTAEFILPHSAIEYLQSNFNGKLDTLQSSDNFSIRVSQETPPVGLITVLEPSKKVVIVIHDEIGTIRGLVISENPESITWGKRTYQSFREDSISFESYATS, from the coding sequence ATGTCCCCTCCATCCCCCTCCATTGAGGAATTCATTCCTGAGGTTCACCAACGGATTGATTTTTTTGAGTTCCTATCAAACTCACCTGCTAGCCAGAAGGAACTTAACCGAGAATTAGACAAGTCACAGTCTACAATTTACCGCGGACTCAACTCAATGGAGGAGTACGGTTTAATAGAGAAACGAGATGATGAGTATCAACTAACACCATTTGGAGTGCTGATTTTCGACGAATATCGACGGTTTTCAGAGACTATAAAATCCTTACTACAGAATAGAGAGGTATTTGATACAACACAGCCGATCAACGCAGTTCTTCACCCATCGCTCTTCCAAGGAGCGAGAATTCTATCAACAAATGATTACATCGTGGAGGAGATATATGAGAAGTTACAGTCGTCTATTTCTGAAGCCTCACATCTCTATGGGGTCGCGCCAACAATCTTTCCTAACCAAATTGACCTGCATCTTGAGAAGACGACTGCCAACGAATTGACGGCTGAATTCATTTTGCCACATAGCGCTATTGAGTATCTCCAATCTAATTTTAACGGGAAATTAGATACACTCCAGAGCAGTGATAATTTCTCGATACGGGTCAGTCAAGAGACTCCTCCGGTTGGTCTTATCACCGTCTTAGAACCGAGTAAGAAAGTGGTTATCGTCATCCATGACGAGATTGGTACAATTCGAGGATTGGTCATTTCGGAGAATCCCGAATCTATTACGTGGGGGAAGAGGACCTACCAGAGTTTCCGAGAGGATTCGATTAGTTTTGAATCCTACGCTACTTCATAG
- a CDS encoding ParA family protein, which yields MLAYTTYSEAGGVGKTTTAANLAHAHARNGLKTLVIDLDPQEASLSYIFDVDDDRDDGAADNLVRHMVGRGKGSFEGLIREDTGVDNLDVIPAHNMLSSLDTTMRRAKETEEQMNPDAEWVEEEQLYQLLGRNGIHEQYDVIICDPQASEGQALYNAVMVTQTVLIPVELSGKGSLSIDGLEQLVDGLEDNLGIEVGVLGIVPIAFGDTTGQKQHLATLKEDVDYDVPTVFRKRESLMQEMWDARATAYEVVDEAFKDGEKGIRRVPDREHETLEKYDDLAADIEEAFDA from the coding sequence ATGCTGGCATACACAACCTACAGCGAGGCTGGCGGGGTCGGGAAGACAACGACCGCAGCGAATCTCGCCCACGCGCACGCTCGGAACGGCCTCAAAACGCTCGTCATCGACCTCGACCCACAGGAGGCCTCACTCTCGTATATCTTCGACGTCGACGACGACCGCGATGACGGTGCTGCGGACAACCTTGTCCGGCACATGGTAGGCCGTGGCAAGGGATCGTTTGAGGGTCTCATTCGAGAGGACACTGGTGTCGACAACCTCGATGTCATCCCAGCCCACAATATGCTCTCATCGCTGGATACGACGATGCGTCGAGCTAAAGAGACTGAAGAGCAGATGAATCCTGATGCCGAGTGGGTTGAAGAAGAGCAACTGTACCAACTTCTCGGTCGCAACGGCATCCACGAACAGTACGATGTCATCATTTGTGACCCACAAGCATCCGAGGGACAGGCCCTCTACAACGCGGTCATGGTCACACAGACGGTTCTCATCCCGGTCGAACTGTCGGGCAAAGGCTCGCTCAGCATCGACGGCCTGGAGCAGTTGGTCGACGGACTTGAGGACAACCTCGGCATCGAGGTCGGGGTTCTAGGAATCGTGCCCATCGCCTTTGGTGATACAACCGGTCAGAAGCAACACCTCGCGACGCTCAAGGAAGATGTCGACTACGACGTTCCGACGGTATTCCGCAAACGCGAGTCGCTCATGCAGGAGATGTGGGACGCTCGGGCGACTGCCTATGAGGTGGTCGATGAGGCCTTCAAGGACGGCGAGAAGGGCATCCGACGGGTTCCTGACCGCGAGCACGAAACGCTGGAAAAGTACGATGACCTCGCGGCCGACATCGAGGAGGCGTTTGACGCATGA